AAAGAACACGCCTGGTCATTGATGAAGCCAAGGCAGCCATCGGCAAATAACGTGTGCAAAAGGGAAAGCGAGCCATCACCAAGCCAATAATGGTGGCCCGCATTCCCTGGTTGTTTCTTTTCTAGGTAGGTTGCACCGGGTACTTTGAGGCGCATACGGTCAAAGGAGGAACGAACATCAAACCAGTTGCATTGATAACGGGAGTCAGCAGAGAAATCGGGATAGGGGCGTCGATTGCAAGGACCTTGGCCAAAGCCGGCTGGGATATTGCACTGACGTACTGGAAACCTTATGACGCCACCATGAGTTGGGGAAGCAACAGCAAGGATATCGAGAACCTCATACAGGAACTTACTGAACTGGGGGCACACACTTTTTCCCTTGAGGTTGACCTTTCAGATGACAAGGCCGCCTCTTTACTACTACAAAAGACCATTGAGGCTTTGGGATCTGTCACCGCGCTGGTCCTTTCCCACTGTCACTCAGTTGACAGTGATATCCAATCGACAACCCTGGAAAGTTTTGACATGCATTTCAAAGTGAACGCCAGAGCTACCTGGCTGTTGATACGGGATTTCTGCAACCAATTCTCCGCAGAATTCGGAACAG
The sequence above is a segment of the Sphaerochaeta pleomorpha str. Grapes genome. Coding sequences within it:
- a CDS encoding SDR family oxidoreductase, producing MITGVSREIGIGASIARTLAKAGWDIALTYWKPYDATMSWGSNSKDIENLIQELTELGAHTFSLEVDLSDDKAASLLLQKTIEALGSVTALVLSHCHSVDSDIQSTTLESFDMHFKVNARATWLLIRDFCNQFSAEFGTGRIIAITSDHVAGNLPYGASKGAMDRIVLAAAEENRKKGITANVINPGATDTGWMQDDLKAFIRDATFLNRIGRPEDCANLVAFLCSEKGGWINGQLIYSNGGFKPQ